In Pseudomonadota bacterium, a genomic segment contains:
- a CDS encoding radical SAM protein, with the protein MTGREESVWLLAPAVTFEAPYPLELASLAAALLRRGFGAFGIDLRVEPDGLEKRLSRGLAPGPRAIVVEASIRNVAEAVRLGRSIRSRGWRPVLFTGTAAAIADGFFLAAGAADVEVTGDAEDVVPALLERLPVRKGVPGARFPGDGGHANPAPPRFGDLDAFGSPDRHVFPWRGYATHALRAGHLQAPILGSRGCRLECAFCPVPERYRRAWRARSPDAVVDEMTRLQRDHGIDTFLFEDEQPLQDRAWFSSVLGGVRRHLPRARIELKNGLRGDLLDGELLQEMAASGVRRIALGVESGSNSARERLRRPLDEAHLASVIDLCRLRGVAVTGYYLTGLPDETALETLATLRSMREHRWSYAHLSVFCPWRPLGGLAARPRAIAVAVRTGAYLSTYAKPSRLLDLVRLGDIDLGRPLAAPRRFWAWLLSGSKGGGGW; encoded by the coding sequence ATGACGGGGCGGGAGGAATCCGTCTGGCTGCTCGCACCGGCGGTGACGTTCGAGGCGCCGTACCCGCTGGAGCTCGCGTCGCTGGCGGCCGCGCTGCTTCGACGCGGCTTCGGGGCCTTCGGGATCGACCTCCGTGTCGAGCCGGACGGGCTCGAGAAGCGTTTGTCTCGAGGGCTCGCCCCCGGCCCGCGGGCGATCGTCGTCGAGGCCTCCATCCGCAACGTCGCAGAGGCGGTCCGCCTCGGACGGTCCATCCGCTCGCGGGGGTGGCGGCCCGTCCTCTTCACAGGGACGGCGGCGGCGATCGCGGACGGGTTCTTCCTGGCGGCGGGTGCGGCGGACGTCGAGGTGACGGGCGACGCGGAGGACGTCGTCCCGGCTCTCCTGGAACGGCTCCCGGTCCGAAAGGGCGTGCCGGGTGCGCGGTTCCCGGGCGACGGGGGCCACGCCAACCCCGCGCCGCCGCGCTTCGGTGATCTGGACGCGTTCGGATCGCCCGATCGGCACGTGTTCCCGTGGCGGGGTTACGCGACCCACGCCCTGCGCGCGGGTCATCTGCAGGCCCCGATCCTGGGGTCGCGCGGGTGCCGGCTCGAGTGCGCGTTCTGCCCGGTGCCCGAAAGGTACCGCCGTGCGTGGCGCGCCCGCTCTCCTGACGCCGTGGTCGACGAGATGACCCGCCTCCAGCGCGATCACGGCATCGACACGTTCCTGTTCGAGGACGAACAGCCGCTCCAGGACCGCGCCTGGTTCTCCTCCGTGCTGGGGGGGGTTCGCCGCCATCTTCCCCGGGCTCGGATCGAGCTCAAGAACGGGCTGCGCGGGGATCTTCTGGACGGCGAGCTGCTGCAGGAGATGGCCGCCAGCGGAGTCCGCCGGATCGCGCTCGGGGTGGAGAGCGGGAGCAACTCCGCCCGCGAGCGCCTGCGTCGCCCCCTCGACGAGGCACACCTCGCGAGCGTGATCGATCTCTGCCGCCTGCGCGGCGTGGCCGTGACCGGGTACTACCTGACGGGGCTCCCCGACGAGACGGCCCTCGAGACGCTCGCGACGCTGCGGTCGATGCGGGAACACCGCTGGAGCTACGCCCACCTCTCGGTCTTCTGCCCCTGGCGACCGCTCGGCGGGCTCGCCGCGCGACCTCGGGCGATCGCGGTCGCGGTGCGCACCGGGGCGTACCTGTCGACCTACGCGAAGCCGTCGCGCCTGCTCGATCTGGTCCGCCTGGGGGACATCGACCTCGGGAGGCCGCTCGCCGCGCCGCGACGGTTCTGGGCGTGGCTCCTGTCCGGATCGAAGGGCGGCGGCGGCTGGTGA
- a CDS encoding DUF362 domain-containing protein, translating into MDRSLKGAPPASVAIRRCTDYRTIRPALRDVMDATGLTQTLAHRRVFLKPNLMKGSLPEHRNNTHPAFVGSLTAELVALGSEVVVGDSSGILGFTDEVFDASGVRSAVERAGGRVVNLDAGPFERISLAGRDPAVFWLPRILFEVDAVVSVPKLKTHSLNVLSLALKNLVGTMPGATKCAMHLRRPGPDAFAEGVVDLYRALVQGGVRSLTAMVDGVWALAGRGPGVGPIPRVPGLVVGGDPFAVDVACALAVGFDPASIPTIRASAGRGLGPDPRAPGEEMLRIVREAVPEPGPFERPTRNWSERTIWTTLAHYWVRGRIVKPVHDPGRCEGGRRCVDVCPVRCVRKGTRGWVIGRECIGCLACHEVCPTGAMGLTVPRPLRGLFRRRAAGLDVGKLR; encoded by the coding sequence ATGGACAGAAGCCTCAAGGGAGCCCCGCCCGCGAGCGTCGCCATCCGTCGCTGCACGGACTACCGGACGATCCGCCCGGCGCTCAGGGACGTCATGGACGCCACGGGGCTCACGCAGACCCTCGCGCACCGTCGCGTCTTCCTCAAGCCGAACCTCATGAAGGGCTCCCTTCCGGAGCATCGAAACAACACGCACCCGGCGTTCGTGGGATCCCTGACGGCGGAGCTCGTGGCGCTGGGGAGCGAGGTGGTGGTCGGCGATTCGTCGGGAATCCTCGGCTTCACGGACGAGGTCTTCGACGCCTCCGGCGTTCGCTCCGCCGTGGAGCGGGCGGGCGGGCGCGTGGTGAACCTGGACGCGGGGCCGTTCGAACGGATCTCGCTGGCCGGGCGCGATCCCGCCGTCTTCTGGCTGCCGCGAATCCTCTTCGAGGTCGACGCCGTCGTCTCGGTCCCCAAGCTCAAGACCCACTCCCTGAACGTCCTGTCGCTCGCGCTCAAGAACCTCGTCGGCACCATGCCGGGCGCGACGAAGTGCGCGATGCACCTGCGCCGGCCGGGCCCCGACGCGTTCGCGGAAGGGGTCGTCGACCTGTACCGTGCGCTCGTGCAGGGAGGGGTCCGGTCGCTGACCGCGATGGTCGACGGCGTCTGGGCGCTCGCAGGGCGCGGTCCCGGGGTCGGTCCCATACCCCGCGTCCCCGGTCTCGTCGTCGGTGGGGATCCGTTTGCCGTGGACGTCGCCTGCGCCCTGGCCGTCGGGTTCGACCCCGCTTCCATCCCCACCATCCGGGCCTCTGCGGGGCGCGGCCTGGGTCCGGACCCGCGCGCGCCGGGAGAGGAGATGCTCCGCATCGTCCGCGAGGCGGTTCCCGAGCCGGGCCCCTTCGAGCGGCCGACGCGCAACTGGTCGGAGAGGACGATCTGGACGACCTTGGCTCACTACTGGGTGCGCGGCAGGATCGTGAAGCCGGTCCACGACCCGGGCAGGTGCGAGGGAGGACGGCGCTGCGTCGACGTCTGTCCGGTGCGCTGCGTGCGCAAGGGAACGCGCGGGTGGGTCATCGGCCGGGAGTGCATCGGCTGTCTGGCCTGTCACGAGGTCTGTCCCACCGGAGCCATGGGCTTGACCGTTCCCCGGCCGTTGCGGGGCCTGTTCCGAAGGCGCGCCGCCGGCCTCGACGTCGGGAAGCTGCGATGA
- a CDS encoding B12-binding domain-containing radical SAM protein, with product MSARRGAGKGLGGLLVRLGGRERDLIRGTPRALFVNIPSWLDDRNRHPENCEAPLDLGYAAALVERDGTPTAILDLETGLFRTEEIVEAIRADRPAVLVMRGITPATGAMLALARRTRAVSPETLVVACGQQADAVPEAFLFDGSPVDSCVAGELEETVAEIVRDVDAARSGRVPGTRRFADGRIVAGADRALIADLDALPRPLHRFFLNPHYRYLHPMRRVGPYRWGFVQAKRGCPFSCVYCSASLRTSYGSRIRARSPESVVAEMRDLERRGVNVLVFTDDLFNSSREAVLELCERIRSSGVRISWLAKGRVTPVDAEMFGAMRRAGCSTFCMGIESGSQRILDSMKKKTRVEEIERAFRLAGEAGLLKVGYFMVGAPGEEESDFQASLRLLERVDPDIIQVAYFTCYPGSPAYEQHGGKEIGDWSEFRHYENFVNLSAESDESVRRWQKTLYKRFLFRPRYVLRYLAMKHVNLLINLRSEWFLVEQALRSLLVKNRE from the coding sequence ATGAGCGCGAGGAGAGGCGCGGGCAAGGGGCTCGGGGGGCTGCTGGTGCGGCTCGGAGGCCGGGAGCGGGATCTCATACGCGGCACGCCGCGCGCGCTCTTCGTCAACATCCCGTCGTGGCTGGACGATCGGAACCGGCACCCGGAGAACTGCGAGGCGCCGCTGGATCTCGGGTACGCGGCGGCCCTCGTCGAGCGCGACGGAACGCCGACGGCCATCCTCGACTTGGAAACGGGGCTGTTCCGCACCGAAGAGATCGTGGAGGCGATTCGCGCCGACCGTCCCGCGGTGCTGGTCATGCGCGGGATCACACCGGCGACGGGCGCCATGCTCGCCTTGGCGCGGCGGACCCGCGCCGTTTCGCCCGAGACGCTCGTCGTCGCCTGCGGCCAGCAGGCGGACGCCGTCCCAGAGGCGTTCCTGTTCGACGGATCCCCCGTGGACTCCTGCGTCGCGGGCGAGCTCGAAGAGACGGTCGCGGAGATCGTGCGCGACGTCGACGCCGCCCGTTCGGGTCGGGTTCCCGGCACGCGGCGCTTCGCCGACGGGCGCATCGTCGCCGGCGCCGACCGCGCCCTGATTGCGGACCTGGACGCGCTGCCTCGGCCGCTGCATCGGTTCTTCCTCAACCCGCACTACCGCTACCTCCACCCGATGCGCCGGGTCGGCCCGTATCGATGGGGGTTCGTGCAGGCGAAGAGGGGATGCCCCTTCTCCTGCGTCTACTGCTCGGCCTCGCTGCGGACGTCGTACGGCTCGCGGATCCGCGCGCGTTCGCCGGAGAGCGTCGTGGCCGAGATGCGGGATCTGGAGCGCCGCGGGGTGAACGTGCTCGTGTTCACGGATGATCTGTTCAACAGCAGCCGGGAAGCGGTCCTCGAGCTGTGCGAGCGCATCCGCTCGAGCGGAGTCCGGATCTCCTGGCTCGCCAAGGGGCGCGTGACGCCGGTGGATGCCGAGATGTTCGGCGCGATGCGGCGGGCGGGGTGCTCGACGTTCTGCATGGGCATCGAGAGCGGCTCCCAGCGGATCCTCGACAGCATGAAGAAGAAGACCCGCGTGGAGGAGATCGAGCGGGCGTTCCGGCTCGCCGGCGAGGCGGGGCTTCTGAAGGTCGGGTACTTCATGGTGGGCGCGCCGGGCGAGGAGGAGTCCGACTTCCAGGCGTCGCTCCGCCTGCTCGAGCGCGTCGATCCGGACATCATCCAGGTGGCCTACTTCACCTGCTACCCGGGCTCGCCGGCTTACGAGCAGCACGGGGGAAAGGAGATCGGGGACTGGAGCGAGTTCCGGCACTACGAGAACTTCGTCAACCTGAGCGCCGAGAGCGACGAGTCCGTCCGGCGGTGGCAGAAGACGCTCTATAAGCGCTTCCTCTTCCGCCCGCGCTACGTGCTGCGGTACCTCGCGATGAAACACGTGAACCTCCTCATCAACCTGCGCTCCGAGTGGTTCCTGGTCGAGCAGGCCTTGCGCTCGCTGCTCGTGAAGAACAGGGAATGA